One genomic region from Balaenoptera acutorostrata chromosome 1, mBalAcu1.1, whole genome shotgun sequence encodes:
- the BTBD19 gene encoding BTB/POZ domain-containing protein 19 isoform X1: METPGLVVHGEAAPFSTALRSLVNNPLYSDVRFVVGQERQEVFAHRCLLACRCNFFQRLLGSEPGPGVPSPVVLSTVPAEAFLAVLEFLYTNSAKLHRHSVLEVLTAAVEYGLEELRELCLQFVMKVLDVELVCEALQIAVSFGLGPLQERCVAFIEAHSQETLRTRGFLELSAPALLLLLRSDKLCVDEAELVLAARSWARVGAAVLERPVAEVAAPVVLELRLALLAPAELSALEEQNRREPLIPVEQIVEAWKCHALRRGDAARGAPCRRRRGTLPREHHRFLDLPFK, from the exons TGATGTTCGCTTTGTGGTCGGTCAAGAACGGCAGGAGGTGTTTGCCCACCGGTGCTTGCTGGCATGTAGATGCAACTTCTTCCAGCGACTTCTGGGCTCAGAGCCGGGCCCCGGGGTGCCTAGCCCTGTGGTGCTGAGCACCGTGCCAGCTGAGGCCTTCCTGGCAGTGCTGGAGTTTCTGTACACCAACAGTGCCAAGCTGCACCGCCACTCT GTGCTGGAGGTGCTGACGGCGGCTGTGGAGTATGGGCTGGAGGAACTGCGAGAG CTGTGCCTGCAGTTTGTGATGAAGGTGCTGGATGTGGAGCTGGTTTGCGAGGCCCTGCAG ATTGCCGTATCCTTTGGCCTGGGACCGCTGCAGGAGCGCTGTGTAGCTTTCATAGAGGCCCACAGCCAG GAGACCCTCCGGACCCGTGGTTTCCTGGAGCTGTCGGCACCCGCGTTGCTGCTCCTGCTGCGCAGCGACAAGCTCTGCGTCGACGAGGCCGAGCTGGTCCTGGCAGCCCGGAGCTGGGCGCGCGTGGGCGCG GCGGTGCTGGAGCGGCCTGTGGCCGAGGTGGCGGCCCCGGTGGTGCTGGAGCTGAGACTGGCCTTGCTGGCTCCGGCAGAGCTGAGCGCCCTGGAAGAGCAGAACCGGCGGGAGCCGCTCATCCCG GTGGAACAGATCGTGGAGGCGTGGAAATGCCATGCTCTGCGGAGAGGGGATGCGGCCCGGGGCGCCCCGTGCCGCCGCCGGAGGGGTACCCTGCCCCGGGAGCATCATCGCTTTCTGGACCTGCCCTTTAAGTGA
- the BTBD19 gene encoding BTB/POZ domain-containing protein 19 isoform X2 — METPGLVVHGEAAPFSTALRSLVNNPLYSDVRFVVGQERQEVFAHRCLLACRCNFFQRLLGSEPGPGVPSPVVLSTVPAEAFLAVLEFLYTNSAKLHRHSVSISFPPPLMGSVHILPHTPASLESNMHRYRQKYGYLSQLCLQFVMKVLDVELVCEALQIAVSFGLGPLQERCVAFIEAHSQETLRTRGFLELSAPALLLLLRSDKLCVDEAELVLAARSWARVGAAVLERPVAEVAAPVVLELRLALLAPAELSALEEQNRREPLIPVEQIVEAWKCHALRRGDAARGAPCRRRRGTLPREHHRFLDLPFK, encoded by the exons TGATGTTCGCTTTGTGGTCGGTCAAGAACGGCAGGAGGTGTTTGCCCACCGGTGCTTGCTGGCATGTAGATGCAACTTCTTCCAGCGACTTCTGGGCTCAGAGCCGGGCCCCGGGGTGCCTAGCCCTGTGGTGCTGAGCACCGTGCCAGCTGAGGCCTTCCTGGCAGTGCTGGAGTTTCTGTACACCAACAGTGCCAAGCTGCACCGCCACTCTGTGAG CATCTCGTTTCCCCCGCCTCTTATGGGCTCAGTTCATATCCTGCCTCACACACCGGCTAGCCTGGAGAGCAACATGCACCGGTACAGACAGAAGTATGGGTATCT TTCCCAGCTGTGCCTGCAGTTTGTGATGAAGGTGCTGGATGTGGAGCTGGTTTGCGAGGCCCTGCAG ATTGCCGTATCCTTTGGCCTGGGACCGCTGCAGGAGCGCTGTGTAGCTTTCATAGAGGCCCACAGCCAG GAGACCCTCCGGACCCGTGGTTTCCTGGAGCTGTCGGCACCCGCGTTGCTGCTCCTGCTGCGCAGCGACAAGCTCTGCGTCGACGAGGCCGAGCTGGTCCTGGCAGCCCGGAGCTGGGCGCGCGTGGGCGCG GCGGTGCTGGAGCGGCCTGTGGCCGAGGTGGCGGCCCCGGTGGTGCTGGAGCTGAGACTGGCCTTGCTGGCTCCGGCAGAGCTGAGCGCCCTGGAAGAGCAGAACCGGCGGGAGCCGCTCATCCCG GTGGAACAGATCGTGGAGGCGTGGAAATGCCATGCTCTGCGGAGAGGGGATGCGGCCCGGGGCGCCCCGTGCCGCCGCCGGAGGGGTACCCTGCCCCGGGAGCATCATCGCTTTCTGGACCTGCCCTTTAAGTGA